A stretch of Microbacterium sp. LWH3-1.2 DNA encodes these proteins:
- a CDS encoding endonuclease domain-containing protein gives MRTGTSETPWMQRLQAQNGIARQSALIGRDTGKRDLADAVAAGSLLRVRRSWLALPSADPQLVAAARAGVVLGCITRAQRLGLWVHGDTARPHVCAPPSSGGVRLEPEQTTGAPKATVHWFVPVVARSPHVLEDGIENTLVAIAQCQPFENALAVWESALNKSMVDREVLARLRLPGRARDILAEATPFADSGLETIVPRRLRWLRLRILHQIWLHGHRVDFLIGDRLVLQIDGGHHVGPQRESDNRHDAELMLRGYHVIRVGYTQLMDDWPSVQQLVMNAIAQGLHLAR, from the coding sequence ATGAGGACAGGGACTTCAGAGACGCCGTGGATGCAGCGGCTGCAGGCACAGAACGGGATCGCCCGCCAGTCCGCCCTCATCGGCAGGGACACGGGCAAGAGAGATCTGGCCGACGCGGTCGCAGCAGGGTCTCTCTTGCGCGTGCGCCGATCCTGGCTGGCGCTGCCAAGCGCTGATCCGCAGCTGGTCGCCGCCGCACGCGCAGGAGTCGTCCTGGGGTGTATCACTCGCGCCCAGCGACTCGGGCTGTGGGTGCACGGCGACACCGCACGGCCGCATGTCTGTGCTCCGCCGAGCTCTGGAGGCGTGCGGCTGGAACCGGAGCAGACCACAGGAGCCCCGAAAGCGACCGTTCACTGGTTCGTACCCGTCGTCGCTCGCTCGCCGCATGTGTTGGAGGACGGGATCGAGAACACGCTCGTTGCGATCGCGCAGTGTCAGCCCTTCGAGAACGCTCTCGCCGTGTGGGAGTCCGCGCTGAACAAGAGCATGGTCGACCGCGAGGTGCTCGCGCGCCTGAGGTTGCCGGGTCGTGCCCGCGACATCCTCGCCGAAGCGACGCCGTTCGCCGACTCGGGGCTCGAGACCATCGTGCCGCGGCGTCTGCGATGGCTCCGGCTGCGGATCCTCCACCAGATATGGCTTCACGGCCACCGCGTCGACTTCCTCATCGGCGACCGACTCGTTCTGCAGATCGACGGTGGCCACCACGTCGGCCCCCAGCGCGAATCCGACAACCGGCACGACGCTGAACTCATGCTCCGCGGCTACCACGTGATCCGCGTCGGCTACACCCAGCTCATGGATGATTGGCCCTCTGTCCAGCAGCTCGTGATGAACGCCATCGCCCAGGGTCTGCACCTCGCGCGCTGA
- a CDS encoding AI-2E family transporter, translating to MTDPLAPASPPPPAEEVAGVAPAPPRRFSRVLAGLDHPLATGFLVTIGVLGALVLGSAIGSISTILVYIVLAMFLAVGLDPIVRMLERHKVKRGAGIAIVFAGFALVMVAFFVFVLPPVIAQIVQLVQAVPELVENIPQSDWFAWLAPDAQVAVLGALEQIATWISTPSTLAALGGGVLAVGVGFVAAISASFVVIALTLYFLASLTAAKRAFYDLAPAHSRVRLADLTERITDSVGSALIGSVILSSINAAVVFVLHIVIGLPFPALMAVIAFVVTLIPLFGSVIFWIFASIIALFTSPTQALIFFIAYLVYIQIESYVVSPRVMNKAIEIPAALVLIGALAGGALAGIVGVLVALPVMASILLIIREVVVPRQNLKV from the coding sequence ATGACCGACCCCCTCGCGCCCGCCTCGCCGCCTCCACCCGCCGAGGAAGTCGCCGGCGTGGCACCGGCGCCTCCCCGCCGGTTCTCCAGGGTGCTGGCGGGGCTCGATCATCCGCTCGCGACGGGGTTCCTCGTGACGATCGGCGTGCTCGGTGCGCTGGTGCTCGGATCGGCCATCGGGTCGATCTCGACGATCCTCGTCTACATCGTTCTGGCGATGTTCCTCGCGGTCGGGCTCGACCCGATCGTGCGCATGCTCGAGCGCCACAAGGTCAAGCGCGGCGCCGGCATCGCGATCGTCTTCGCGGGCTTCGCGCTGGTGATGGTCGCGTTCTTCGTCTTCGTGCTGCCACCCGTCATCGCCCAGATCGTGCAGCTCGTGCAGGCCGTCCCCGAGCTCGTCGAGAACATCCCGCAGTCGGACTGGTTCGCCTGGCTCGCCCCCGATGCGCAGGTCGCGGTCCTCGGCGCCCTCGAGCAGATCGCCACGTGGATCTCAACGCCCTCGACCCTCGCCGCCCTCGGCGGCGGCGTGCTCGCTGTCGGGGTCGGCTTCGTCGCCGCGATCTCCGCGAGCTTCGTCGTCATCGCGCTGACGCTGTACTTCCTCGCGTCGCTCACGGCCGCGAAGCGCGCGTTCTACGACCTCGCGCCGGCCCACAGCCGCGTGCGCCTCGCGGACCTCACCGAGCGCATCACCGACTCCGTCGGCAGCGCCCTCATCGGTTCGGTCATCCTGTCGTCGATCAACGCGGCCGTGGTCTTCGTCCTGCACATCGTGATCGGGCTGCCCTTTCCCGCTCTCATGGCCGTGATCGCCTTCGTCGTGACACTCATCCCGCTGTTCGGCTCGGTGATCTTCTGGATCTTCGCCTCGATCATCGCGCTGTTCACGAGCCCCACGCAGGCGCTGATCTTCTTCATCGCATACCTCGTCTACATCCAGATCGAGTCGTACGTCGTCAGCCCGCGCGTCATGAACAAGGCGATCGAGATCCCCGCCGCCCTGGTGCTCATCGGGGCCCTGGCCGGTGGCGCGCTCGCCGGCATCGTCGGAGTCCTGGTCGCCCTGCCCGTGATGGCGTCGATCCTGCTGATCATCCGCGAGGTCGTCGTCCCGAGGCAGAACCTCAAGGTCTAG
- a CDS encoding SHOCT domain-containing protein gives MGGGFWDFILWMFWIFVFVAYLMVIFSIIGDLFRDHELNGWWKAVWILFLIFVPFLTALVYLIARGSGMQKRSIAQAQELRAAQDAYIRQTAGSGGSSAADDIAKAKSLLDSGAISQAEFDALKAKALAA, from the coding sequence ATGGGTGGCGGCTTCTGGGACTTCATCCTCTGGATGTTCTGGATCTTCGTTTTCGTCGCGTACCTGATGGTGATCTTCTCGATCATCGGGGACCTGTTCCGCGACCACGAACTGAACGGCTGGTGGAAGGCGGTCTGGATCCTCTTCTTGATCTTCGTGCCGTTCCTGACGGCGCTCGTGTACCTGATCGCCCGCGGCAGCGGCATGCAGAAGCGCTCGATCGCGCAGGCGCAGGAACTCCGCGCGGCGCAGGACGCCTACATCCGTCAGACGGCGGGGAGCGGCGGCTCGAGCGCCGCCGACGACATCGCGAAGGCCAAGTCGCTGCTCGACTCGGGCGCGATCTCGCAGGCCGAGTTCGACGCCCTCAAGGCCAAGGCGCTGGCAGCCTAA
- a CDS encoding DUF6325 family protein — MTTFDYGPIEFYAIGFEGDRPGPAVLQAIDDLVAAGTVNVLDLVFARRSPEGEIEVLELSDTVDDGAPALDLAGLAGEEDILYLAENLEPGSSAAILVVELLWAKSFAAALYDAGGAVIAREGIPAPIVNAFLAENAD, encoded by the coding sequence ATGACGACCTTCGACTACGGCCCGATCGAGTTCTACGCGATCGGCTTCGAGGGCGACCGCCCCGGTCCGGCAGTTCTCCAGGCGATCGACGACCTCGTCGCCGCGGGCACGGTGAACGTGCTCGACCTCGTGTTCGCCCGTCGCTCGCCCGAAGGCGAGATCGAGGTGCTCGAGCTCTCCGACACCGTCGACGACGGCGCTCCCGCGCTCGACCTCGCCGGCCTCGCCGGCGAGGAGGACATCCTGTACCTGGCCGAGAACCTCGAGCCAGGCTCGTCGGCGGCGATCCTCGTGGTCGAGCTGCTGTGGGCGAAGTCGTTCGCCGCGGCGCTCTACGACGCCGGCGGCGCGGTCATCGCACGCGAGGGCATCCCGGCACCGATCGTCAACGCGTTCCTCGCCGAGAACGCGGACTGA
- a CDS encoding SHOCT domain-containing protein, giving the protein MGRPGLIGMAARTAVVAGTATAVSGSVARHQQQKAYDQSQQQAYEAQAQQAAMDQAAAQAVANAQAAQAPAAAAAPAADDMMAKITQLAQLHAQGILSDEEFAAAKAKLLS; this is encoded by the coding sequence ATGGGCCGTCCCGGCCTGATCGGCATGGCCGCCCGCACCGCTGTCGTCGCCGGCACGGCGACGGCCGTCTCGGGCAGCGTCGCACGCCACCAGCAGCAGAAGGCCTACGACCAGTCGCAGCAGCAGGCCTACGAGGCGCAGGCGCAGCAGGCGGCCATGGACCAGGCGGCGGCGCAGGCCGTCGCGAACGCCCAGGCCGCGCAGGCGCCCGCCGCGGCGGCAGCGCCGGCAGCGGACGACATGATGGCCAAGATCACGCAGCTCGCGCAGCTGCACGCTCAGGGCATCCTGTCGGACGAGGAGTTCGCGGCCGCGAAGGCCAAGCTGCTCTCCTGA
- a CDS encoding potassium channel family protein, with product MAHDTIPRGGARPAARGVAMRHDSAVDEHTWHKRTQTPLIIASLAYLVAYSWRVIGDLEGLAWTIATLVVFVTWVMFIADYLVRLWLADNKRLWFRKHLAALAFALVPVLRLVRLLRFLTHIPGMKTTAGGVLRTQILVYGVGASLILIYIASLAVLEAERHAPNATITTFDVAMWWSCVTVTTTGYGDYTPVTGAGRWVGVGLMFGGVALAGVITATLASWVLERAAREHDDEEPATRAQLRALIEKIDALTPPPAAGGAPGGAAGPERGPAPGGDGGDDRPGG from the coding sequence ATGGCGCACGACACGATCCCGCGCGGCGGGGCGCGTCCCGCCGCGCGGGGCGTCGCGATGCGCCATGATTCGGCTGTGGACGAGCACACCTGGCACAAGCGGACCCAGACTCCGCTGATCATCGCGAGCCTCGCGTACCTCGTCGCGTACTCGTGGCGAGTGATCGGCGATCTGGAGGGCCTCGCCTGGACCATCGCCACGCTGGTGGTGTTCGTCACGTGGGTGATGTTCATCGCGGACTATCTGGTCCGCCTCTGGCTCGCCGACAACAAGCGGCTGTGGTTCCGCAAACACCTGGCCGCGCTCGCCTTCGCGCTCGTTCCGGTCCTGCGACTCGTCCGGCTGCTGCGGTTTCTCACGCACATCCCGGGGATGAAGACCACCGCGGGCGGCGTGCTGCGCACCCAGATCCTCGTCTACGGCGTGGGCGCGTCTCTCATCCTGATCTACATCGCCTCCCTGGCCGTGCTCGAGGCGGAGCGCCACGCGCCCAACGCCACCATCACGACGTTCGACGTCGCCATGTGGTGGTCCTGCGTGACCGTGACGACGACGGGCTACGGCGACTACACGCCCGTGACGGGTGCCGGCCGGTGGGTCGGCGTCGGCCTCATGTTCGGCGGAGTGGCGCTGGCGGGCGTCATCACCGCGACGCTCGCGTCGTGGGTGCTGGAGCGCGCCGCCCGCGAGCACGACGACGAGGAGCCCGCCACCCGAGCTCAGCTGCGCGCCTTGATCGAGAAGATCGACGCGCTCACGCCGCCTCCCGCCGCGGGCGGCGCTCCCGGGGGCGCTGCGGGGCCGGAACGCGGACCCGCACCGGGGGGCGACGGCGGCGACGATCGCCCGGGCGGCTGA
- a CDS encoding ion channel protein, with translation MPGPSAASPAPATPPGPQLTVRRLMLLSIPAIVIGVISALSLWLLNQIAAQLDGILWTNLPKSLGIASDSPWWIFAVLTAIGIAVGLVVWLVPGHAGPDSATTELAATPLKMSVLPGLAVVVILSLAGGVSLGPENPIIAINVTLAVAILARIAKAVPEALIGALAISATIGALFGTPVAAALVFTGMVGDFKMGGSLWDKLFLPLVAAGAGSVTTFLVGGGFGAESPFDPYGAPQPFDLLLGSIVACAAAAFGLVGIYLFPLVHRAFHALRHPLLFTALGGVVLGLLGAIGGPITLFKGLDQSAQLLADPSAYPPGQLTVILLVKMAALVVAASAGFRGGRIFPAVFLGVAAGLLGGALLPGLPLSLAVACGILGVVLAIARDGWVALFVAVALVDDITVLPMLCIIVLPAWLVVTRAREMLITPDDLARERPGAPLPWDRAASAR, from the coding sequence ATGCCCGGCCCCTCTGCCGCCTCGCCCGCACCGGCCACACCGCCGGGTCCGCAGCTCACCGTCCGACGGCTGATGCTGCTGTCGATCCCCGCAATCGTCATCGGCGTGATCTCGGCCCTGTCGCTGTGGCTGCTCAACCAGATCGCCGCCCAGCTCGACGGGATCCTGTGGACGAACCTGCCGAAGTCATTGGGGATCGCGTCCGACTCGCCGTGGTGGATCTTCGCCGTGCTCACCGCGATCGGCATCGCGGTCGGGCTCGTGGTGTGGCTCGTGCCCGGGCACGCGGGCCCCGACTCCGCGACGACCGAACTCGCCGCCACGCCGCTCAAGATGTCGGTGCTGCCGGGCCTCGCGGTCGTGGTCATCCTCAGCCTCGCCGGCGGCGTGAGCCTGGGTCCCGAGAATCCGATCATCGCGATCAACGTGACGCTCGCGGTCGCGATCCTCGCCCGCATCGCCAAGGCCGTCCCGGAGGCGCTGATCGGTGCCCTCGCGATCTCCGCCACGATCGGCGCCCTCTTCGGCACGCCCGTCGCCGCGGCCCTCGTCTTCACGGGAATGGTCGGCGACTTCAAGATGGGCGGGTCGCTGTGGGACAAACTGTTCCTCCCGCTCGTCGCCGCGGGTGCGGGATCGGTCACGACGTTCCTGGTGGGGGGCGGGTTCGGCGCCGAGTCCCCGTTCGATCCCTACGGCGCGCCCCAGCCGTTCGATCTCCTTCTCGGGTCGATCGTCGCGTGTGCGGCGGCCGCGTTCGGACTCGTCGGGATCTACCTCTTCCCGCTCGTGCATCGCGCATTCCACGCGCTGCGGCATCCGCTGCTCTTCACCGCCCTCGGTGGGGTGGTGCTGGGCCTCCTCGGCGCGATCGGCGGCCCGATCACCCTGTTCAAAGGTCTCGATCAGAGCGCTCAGCTGCTCGCCGACCCGAGCGCCTACCCGCCCGGCCAGCTCACCGTGATCCTGCTGGTGAAGATGGCGGCGCTCGTCGTCGCAGCCTCCGCGGGCTTCCGCGGGGGCCGGATCTTCCCCGCGGTGTTCCTCGGCGTCGCCGCCGGACTCCTCGGCGGTGCGCTCCTGCCGGGCCTCCCACTGTCGCTCGCCGTCGCGTGCGGAATCCTGGGTGTGGTCCTCGCCATCGCCCGCGACGGATGGGTCGCACTCTTCGTTGCCGTGGCCCTCGTGGACGACATCACGGTGCTGCCGATGCTGTGCATCATCGTGCTGCCCGCATGGCTCGTCGTCACGCGAGCGCGCGAGATGCTCATCACGCCCGACGACCTCGCACGCGAGCGGCCCGGGGCGCCTCTTCCGTGGGATCGGGCGGCGTCAGCCCGCTGA